DNA from Sphingomonas psychrotolerans:
GCCGAACTGCTCCATGCGAGCGGGATCCGCGACTATTCGATCTTCCTCGACGAGGAGACGCTTTCGCTGTTCGCGGTGCTCAAGCTCACCGACGACAATAGCCGCGCGGCGCTGCCCCAGCATCCGGTGATGCGGAAATGGTGGGATTACATGGCGCCGCTGATGGAGGTCGATCCCGACAACAAGCCAAAGGAATGGGCGCTCCAGCCGGTGTTCCACCTCGCATGATCCGCGCAGCCCTGCTCGCCGCCGCCGCGGCCATCGCCATCCCCGCCGCCGCGCAGGAGGCCAGGCAAACCGCCAATTTCAACGCACCGGTCAAAAGCTTCGGCCGCGTCTCGTACGACGCCCGATCGCTGATGATCGACGGCAAGCGCACGATCATCTGGTCGAGCGAGATGCACGCCTTTCGCCTGCCATCGCCCGATCTGTGGCGCGACGTGCTGCAGAAGATGAAGGCGAGCGGGTTCAACACCGTCGCTTTCTATTTCGACTGGGGCTTCCACAGCCCGAAACAGGGCGTCTACGATTTCAGCGGCATCCGCGACGTGGACCGGCTGCTGACGATGGCCGAAGAGGAAGGCCTTTACGTCATCACCCGCGCCGGCCCCTATGTGAACGCCGAGCTCACGCGCGGAGGCTTTCCGGGCTGGCTGGTCAACCAGCGCGGCCGCGCGCGGACCGACGATCCCGAATATCTCGCCGCATCCGACGAATGGCTGACCCGAATCAACGCGATCATCGCGCGCCACCAGATCAACGGCGACGGCAAGGGTAATCGCGGCAACGTCATCCTCCACCAGATCGAGAACGAGCTGGCGCTGACCACTCCGGCGCAGCGCCGCTACATGGATCACCTCTACGCCAAGGCGCGGGCGGACGGCATCAATGTGCCGCTGTTCCACAACGATCAGGGCCGCAACGGCTATTGGGTGCCCGAGGATAGCAAGGTCGAGAAGACCGTTCCCGGCCCCAACGACATGTATGCGTTCGACGGCTATCCCGGCGGCACCTGCACGGTGAACGGCAAGCCGACGCGCGGCTCGGCGGCGCCCGACTGGGGCTATTACGGTCCCGGCGGCGCGAAGGGCGGCGCCTCGGCCTCGCCCAACACGCCGGGTTTCCTTGCCGAATTCGGCGGCGGCTGGTTCGATTATTGGGGCTCGAACGGCGGCTATGAGTGCAACGCGATCCAGCGCGGCAAGCGCTTCCAGCGGGTGTTCTACGGCACCAACCTCGCCAACGGCATCGGCATCCAAAGCTTCTATATGGGGTTCGGCGGGACGAGCTGGGGCTGGCTGCCGGCACCGGTGGTGTTCACCAGCTATGATTACGGCGCGGCCTTCTCCGAAACGCGCGAAGTGCGGCCCAAGGCGGAGGAGCTCAAACAACTCGGCGGGCTGATCGCGGCGGTGCCCGATCTCGCCGGGATGGTGCCGGCGGGGCCGGTGCAGATCTCGACCGACAAGGTGCAGGTCTATCACAACAAGAGCCCCGAGACCGACGCACGCTTCCTGCTCGTCACCCACAAGCCCTCGAACGGCCAGACCAGCGACCGCTTCACCGTCACTGCCGACTTGCCCGACGGCCGCTACACGCTGCCGATGCAGCTCGACGGGTTCGACGCCAAATGGCTCGTCGCGGGGGTCAATCTCGGGGGGCAGCGATTGGTCTATTCGACCTCGGAGCTGCAGACGCTGCTCAAGCAGGATGGCGGCGACATCGCGCTGATCTATGGCCGCGAGGGCGAAGCCGGCGAGACCGTGCTGCGCTATGCCAGCGCGCCCAAGGTCACCGTGCTCGAAGGCGGCGCGACCTCGACGTTCGACTCGGCGAAGGGCGACCTCAAGCTTAATTACGCGCATCGCGGACTCACGCGCGTGCGGATCAGCGGCGGCGGGCGCCCGGACCTGTTGCTGCTGATCGGCGACGAGGCCGAAGGCGCGAAGTTCTGGCATGTCGGCGACGTGCTGGTGCGCGGCCCGGCGCTGGTGCGGAGCGCAAAGATCAAGGGCAGCGCGCTCGCGCTCACCGGCGACACCCGCGAAGCGACGCCGCTTGAAATCTGGGCGCCGGCAAGCGTTCGAAACATCAGCTGGAATGGAGCCAGGGTCACTGGCGCCAGCCTTCCCGGACCCGCCGACTTCTCCCTGCCCGCGCTCACCGACTGGCGCGTCTCGCGGGGCTCGCCCGAGGCCGCCCCGGATTATGACGATCGCGACTGGGCGAAGATCGACAACCGGCCCTATGCCAGCATCACCGCGCGCGCCGACGGCCAGCCCAACATGCTGATGGACGCCTATGGCTTCCACGAAGGCGACGTCTGGTATCGCGGTCGTTTCACCGGGACGCCGGACGCGCAGAGGCTGAGGCTCCATTATGGCGCCGGCGGATCGGGGCTGGTGCAGGTGTTCCTCGACGGCAATCTGATCGGCCAGGACGAGATCCCCGCCGGCCTGCCCCGCCCGCTCACCACCGGCGCGCCGAGCTTCGCGCTTCCCGATGCCGCGCATGCGCCGAGAGAGCATGTCCTGTCGGTGATGGTGCGCAACAACGGGCATAATTGGGACCTCGACGCCGACGACTTCCACAAGGAGGCGCGCGGACTGGTCTCGGCATCGATCGAGCCCATCGCCGGACCCAGCTTTTCGGTGCCGATCGCGTGGAAGATCCAGGGCCGCGCCGGCGGCGAGGATATTGCCGATCCGGTCCGCGGCGTTCCCAACAACGGCGGGCTCGATGGCGAGCGCCGCGGCTGGCACCTGCCCGGCTTCGACGATCGTGGCTGGAAGCGCTACACTGTGCCGGGCAACCAGGCGCCGTCCGGCACGATCTGGCTCCGCACCAGCTTCGACCTTGCCGTGCCGAAGGGGCAAGACGCGACGATCGGCCTCGCTTTCGGCGACACGAGCAAGCCGCGCTCGCCCAATGCCTATCGCGTGCTGATCTTCGTCAATGGCTGGAACATGGGCCAGTTCATCGCCCATGTCGGCCCGCAGCGCGTCTTCCCTTTGCCCGAGGGCATTCTCAACCATCGCGGCCGCAACCATGTCGCGCTCGCG
Protein-coding regions in this window:
- a CDS encoding glycoside hydrolase family 35 protein, which produces MIRAALLAAAAAIAIPAAAQEARQTANFNAPVKSFGRVSYDARSLMIDGKRTIIWSSEMHAFRLPSPDLWRDVLQKMKASGFNTVAFYFDWGFHSPKQGVYDFSGIRDVDRLLTMAEEEGLYVITRAGPYVNAELTRGGFPGWLVNQRGRARTDDPEYLAASDEWLTRINAIIARHQINGDGKGNRGNVILHQIENELALTTPAQRRYMDHLYAKARADGINVPLFHNDQGRNGYWVPEDSKVEKTVPGPNDMYAFDGYPGGTCTVNGKPTRGSAAPDWGYYGPGGAKGGASASPNTPGFLAEFGGGWFDYWGSNGGYECNAIQRGKRFQRVFYGTNLANGIGIQSFYMGFGGTSWGWLPAPVVFTSYDYGAAFSETREVRPKAEELKQLGGLIAAVPDLAGMVPAGPVQISTDKVQVYHNKSPETDARFLLVTHKPSNGQTSDRFTVTADLPDGRYTLPMQLDGFDAKWLVAGVNLGGQRLVYSTSELQTLLKQDGGDIALIYGREGEAGETVLRYASAPKVTVLEGGATSTFDSAKGDLKLNYAHRGLTRVRISGGGRPDLLLLIGDEAEGAKFWHVGDVLVRGPALVRSAKIKGSALALTGDTREATPLEIWAPASVRNISWNGARVTGASLPGPADFSLPALTDWRVSRGSPEAAPDYDDRDWAKIDNRPYASITARADGQPNMLMDAYGFHEGDVWYRGRFTGTPDAQRLRLHYGAGGSGLVQVFLDGNLIGQDEIPAGLPRPLTTGAPSFALPDAAHAPREHVLSVMVRNNGHNWDLDADDFHKEARGLVSASIEPIAGPSFSVPIAWKIQGRAGGEDIADPVRGVPNNGGLDGERRGWHLPGFDDRGWKRYTVPGNQAPSGTIWLRTSFDLAVPKGQDATIGLAFGDTSKPRSPNAYRVLIFVNGWNMGQFIAHVGPQRVFPLPEGILNHRGRNHVALAVTADGVRGNGLEQVKLVTLRNVRGGIPVRMVAAPSTPSELKQVD
- the rhaM gene encoding L-rhamnose mutarotase; this encodes MSIHAFRMQLKPGVVDEYKARHDAIWPELAELLHASGIRDYSIFLDEETLSLFAVLKLTDDNSRAALPQHPVMRKWWDYMAPLMEVDPDNKPKEWALQPVFHLA